The window CGAAATTAGCCTGGGTCAGAACCAGATCGAGACTTGTCGAACCGTCGCCGCTGGGGAAGCGGCGCAGCCGTGATGCAAAAGATGACATTTACCTGGCGACAGCGTTGGGCGCATCGGCTCAATATCTTGTCACATACGACAAGGATCTGCTGGACATGGATAAGCCGTTTGGTATTGCAACGGTTCGCCCCGCAGAATTCCTGCGCAGAATAAATACATAATGTCGATGGTAGGGGGCATGGAGTCAGCAATTCTCATTTTGAATACTGTGGCAGAGTTGGTTTGGGGATTGGGTGTTGAGCAAAGGGGGAAGGCGGGGTTAAGGGCAGCGCGGTAGGCAGGGAAACTGTCACTGATA of the Verrucomicrobiota bacterium genome contains:
- a CDS encoding putative toxin-antitoxin system toxin component, PIN family, which encodes MSGIGWNGSARNCLKLVAQRRVFLYASDAILAEYESVIPKTLAEEMPDIDPHPKLAWVRTRSRLVEPSPLGKRRSRDAKDDIYLATALGASAQYLVTYDKDLLDMDKPFGIATVRPAEFLRRINT